A section of the Paracoccaceae bacterium genome encodes:
- a CDS encoding NUDIX domain-containing protein, protein MNSTPQPWDSRRPGPQVTPERLRKALAAVGPPSSDYDLNSDVTLPPERKLRGAAVLVGLTPEAEVILTVRSSALKHHPGQIAFPGGKMEPGETAQDAALREAEEEIGLRPDAVEVLGVMPTHETVTSFTVTPVLGWVDTGFQPVPEAGEVAEVFRAPLSHLTDPRSFRVESRRWRGQRRYYYAVPYGPYYIWGATARILRALVDRVAT, encoded by the coding sequence ATGAATTCGACCCCGCAACCCTGGGATTCGAGGCGACCGGGGCCACAGGTGACGCCTGAACGACTGCGCAAGGCTTTGGCGGCCGTGGGGCCGCCATCGTCGGATTATGATCTGAACAGCGATGTCACCCTGCCGCCTGAACGAAAACTGCGCGGGGCGGCGGTGCTGGTCGGGCTTACGCCCGAGGCCGAAGTTATCCTGACGGTTCGGTCGTCGGCGCTGAAACACCATCCGGGTCAGATCGCCTTTCCTGGCGGCAAGATGGAACCGGGCGAGACCGCGCAAGACGCCGCATTGCGCGAGGCGGAGGAGGAGATCGGCCTGCGCCCGGACGCGGTCGAAGTTCTGGGCGTGATGCCAACCCATGAGACCGTGACCAGCTTTACCGTGACACCGGTTCTGGGTTGGGTCGACACGGGGTTTCAGCCGGTTCCCGAAGCCGGTGAAGTGGCCGAAGTGTTCCGTGCACCCCTGTCTCATTTGACCGATCCGCGCAGTTTCAGGGTCGAATCCCGGCGCTGGCGCGGCCAGCGGCGATATTATTATGCGGTGCCCTATGGTCCCTATTACATATGGGGCGCAACGGCGCGGATCTTGCGGGCGCTGGTTGACAGGGTCGCGACATGA
- a CDS encoding argininosuccinate synthase codes for MSAPKKVVLAYSGGLDTSIILKWLKTVYGCEVVTFTADLGQGEELEPARKKAEMMGAAAIYVEDLREEFVRDFVFPMFRANAVYEGLYLLGTSIARPLISKRLVEIAAAEGADAIAHGATGKGNDQVRFELAAYALNPEIQVIAPWREWDLSSRTKLIEFAEAHQIPIAKDKRGEAPFSVDANLLHTSSEGKALEDPAVDAPEHVYQRTVSPQDAPDTPEVIEVGFEKGDAVSINGEALSPATLLTRLNEIGGRNGVGRLDLVEGRFVGMKSRGIYETPGGTVLLEAHRGIEQITLDRGAAHLKDELMPRYAELIYNGFWFSPEREMLQAAIDASQDHVTGTVRLKLYKGSVRTIGRWSDHSLYSEAHVTFEDDAGAYDQKDAAGFIKLNALRLKLIATRNRRVGK; via the coding sequence ATGTCTGCCCCCAAGAAAGTCGTCCTGGCCTATTCCGGCGGGCTGGATACCTCGATCATCCTGAAATGGCTGAAGACCGTGTATGGGTGCGAGGTTGTGACCTTCACCGCCGATCTGGGGCAGGGCGAAGAATTGGAACCGGCCCGCAAAAAGGCCGAGATGATGGGCGCGGCGGCGATCTATGTCGAAGATCTGCGCGAGGAATTCGTCCGCGATTTCGTCTTCCCGATGTTCCGTGCCAATGCGGTTTATGAGGGGTTGTATCTGCTGGGAACCTCGATCGCGCGGCCGCTGATCTCCAAACGCCTGGTCGAGATTGCAGCGGCCGAAGGCGCCGACGCCATTGCCCATGGGGCCACTGGCAAGGGCAACGATCAGGTCCGGTTCGAACTGGCCGCCTATGCGCTGAACCCGGAAATTCAGGTGATTGCACCCTGGCGCGAATGGGATCTGTCCAGCCGCACCAAGCTTATCGAATTTGCCGAGGCGCATCAGATTCCGATCGCCAAGGACAAACGTGGCGAGGCCCCGTTTTCGGTCGATGCGAACCTGTTGCACACATCCTCAGAAGGCAAGGCGCTGGAAGACCCGGCGGTGGACGCGCCGGAACATGTGTATCAGCGCACCGTTTCACCCCAAGACGCCCCGGACACCCCTGAGGTGATCGAAGTTGGATTTGAAAAGGGCGACGCGGTGTCGATCAACGGCGAGGCGCTGTCCCCCGCCACTCTGCTGACCCGCCTGAATGAGATTGGCGGGCGCAACGGCGTCGGACGGCTCGACCTGGTTGAGGGCCGCTTTGTCGGAATGAAATCACGCGGCATCTATGAAACCCCGGGCGGCACCGTCCTGTTGGAGGCACATCGCGGGATCGAGCAAATCACACTGGATCGCGGTGCGGCGCATCTGAAGGACGAACTGATGCCGCGCTATGCCGAGCTGATCTACAACGGCTTCTGGTTCAGCCCCGAGCGTGAAATGTTGCAGGCCGCCATCGACGCAAGCCAGGACCATGTCACCGGAACCGTCCGCCTGAAGCTTTATAAAGGGTCGGTTCGGACAATTGGCCGCTGGTCAGATCACTCGCTGTATTCCGAAGCGCATGTGACATTTGAAGATGACGCCGGCGCTTATGACCAGAAAGACGCCGCCGGGTTCATCAAGCTGAACGCGCTGCGCCTGAAACTGATCGCGACGCGGAACCGGCGGGTCGGCAAATAA
- a CDS encoding Hsp33 family molecular chaperone HslO: MPLGAQIAWDDTVLPFQLDRSDIRGRVARLDGVLNQVLEQHDYPAPIEALVAEAVMLTAMIGQTIDLRWKLSLQIRGDGPARLIATDFLAPAEPGGPARMRGYASYDGERLDSDAPAFGQIGKGYFAVLIDQGDGTTPYQGITPIAGGTLAACVETYFAQSEQLPTRFSLSMGRSRLPGQPEHWRGGGIMLQHMPKASPLMQGGGSGEGGLLAAGDVLHDDDADAWNRANTLLDTVEEIELIGPKVQPTDLLVRLFHEEAPRVYDSQPVSFGCTCSDDKVRQSLSIYSAKDIAHMTTDAGIVTADCQFCGAHYEFDPATLGFEATGATGDA; the protein is encoded by the coding sequence ATCCCCCTGGGCGCGCAGATTGCCTGGGACGACACCGTCCTGCCATTTCAACTTGACCGGTCCGACATTCGGGGCCGCGTGGCGCGTCTGGACGGCGTGTTGAACCAGGTGTTGGAACAGCACGACTATCCGGCCCCGATCGAGGCACTGGTGGCCGAGGCTGTGATGCTGACCGCGATGATCGGGCAGACGATTGACCTGCGCTGGAAGCTGTCGCTGCAAATTCGCGGTGACGGCCCGGCACGGCTGATTGCGACCGATTTTCTGGCCCCGGCGGAACCCGGCGGTCCGGCGCGGATGCGTGGCTATGCCAGTTATGACGGCGAACGGTTGGATTCGGATGCACCTGCGTTTGGTCAGATCGGCAAGGGTTATTTCGCGGTGCTGATTGATCAGGGCGACGGGACGACCCCCTATCAGGGGATCACGCCAATTGCCGGCGGGACGCTGGCGGCCTGTGTCGAGACTTACTTTGCGCAGTCCGAGCAATTGCCGACGCGATTTTCCCTGTCGATGGGACGGTCGCGGCTGCCGGGTCAGCCGGAACATTGGCGCGGTGGCGGCATCATGTTGCAGCATATGCCCAAAGCCTCGCCCTTGATGCAGGGCGGTGGCTCGGGCGAAGGGGGTTTGTTGGCCGCCGGTGACGTGCTGCATGACGACGATGCAGATGCCTGGAACCGGGCAAACACGCTGCTGGATACGGTTGAGGAGATCGAGCTGATCGGGCCAAAGGTCCAGCCGACCGACCTGTTGGTGCGGTTGTTCCATGAAGAAGCGCCGCGCGTCTATGACAGCCAGCCGGTCAGTTTTGGCTGTACCTGTTCTGACGATAAGGTACGCCAGAGCCTGTCGATCTATTCCGCAAAGGACATCGCCCATATGACGACCGACGCGGGTATTGTAACCGCCGATTGCCAGTTTTGCGGGGCGCATTATGAATTCGACCCCGCAACCCTGGGATTCGAGGCGACCGGGGCCACAGGTGACGCCTGA
- a CDS encoding ATP-binding cassette domain-containing protein, which translates to MFRFFESLVDPYVDHEATDRPPNRLWPFLWNYAQPFKKIFAISAMMSVITATIEVGLLWYLGRVIDLLSGGEPATVWQDNKVELILVALFILLVRPIVQGLDVALLNNTILPNFGTLIRWRAHGHVLRQSVGWFEDDFAGRIANRVTQTPPAAGEAVFQIFDAITFSLAYAVGAFVLLADADIRLTIPLLIWLGLYALLIRWTVRRVGPASKAASGARSAVTGNIVDAYTNIHSVKLFAQSAEELQGAKSVIENTRQTFAREMRIFTVMDVTLVTLNGVLIVGVVGWAIYLMLGGSATAGVIAAATALVLRLSAMTGWIMWALTSFFRELGVVSEGMETIAQPITLVDAPDAQPLRVTDGRIEIQALTHHYGRQSGGLERIDLNIAPGEKVGIVGRSGAGKSTLVKLLLRFYDAEGGVIRIDGQDIRAVTQDSLRRAIGMVQQESSLLHRSVRANILYGNADASDVQMIAAARRAEALEFIADLSDPEGNTGFDARVGERGVKLSGGQRQRIALARVILKDAPILVLDEATSALDSEVEAAIQDTLYGMMEGKTVIAIAHRLSTIARLDRIVVINDGRIVENGTHSQLLAQKGLYSRFWDRQSGGFIGVEEAAE; encoded by the coding sequence TTGTTCCGCTTCTTCGAATCCCTCGTCGACCCCTATGTCGACCACGAGGCGACGGATCGTCCGCCCAATCGGCTTTGGCCGTTCCTGTGGAACTATGCCCAGCCATTCAAGAAAATCTTCGCCATCTCGGCGATGATGTCGGTGATTACGGCGACGATCGAGGTGGGATTGCTGTGGTATCTGGGGCGGGTGATCGACCTGCTGTCGGGTGGCGAACCTGCCACCGTCTGGCAGGACAACAAAGTTGAACTGATCTTAGTTGCGCTGTTCATCCTGTTGGTGCGCCCGATCGTCCAAGGCCTCGATGTGGCACTGCTGAACAATACGATCCTGCCGAACTTCGGCACGCTCATCCGTTGGCGCGCGCATGGCCATGTGTTGCGACAGTCTGTCGGCTGGTTCGAGGATGATTTCGCCGGACGCATCGCCAACCGCGTGACGCAAACCCCACCTGCGGCGGGCGAGGCTGTGTTTCAGATTTTCGACGCGATCACCTTTTCGCTGGCCTATGCGGTCGGGGCCTTCGTGCTGCTGGCCGATGCGGACATTCGCCTGACGATCCCGCTGCTGATCTGGCTGGGGCTTTATGCGCTGCTGATCCGCTGGACGGTGCGCCGGGTCGGACCAGCCTCCAAGGCGGCGTCGGGCGCGCGCAGCGCGGTCACCGGCAATATTGTGGATGCCTATACCAACATTCATTCGGTGAAACTGTTCGCCCAATCGGCCGAGGAGCTTCAGGGCGCTAAAAGCGTAATCGAGAATACGCGCCAGACCTTCGCGCGTGAGATGCGGATCTTCACGGTCATGGATGTCACGCTGGTGACGCTGAACGGCGTGTTGATCGTCGGCGTCGTCGGTTGGGCCATCTACCTGATGCTGGGCGGGTCCGCGACCGCCGGGGTGATCGCAGCTGCAACGGCCCTTGTGCTACGCCTCAGCGCGATGACCGGCTGGATCATGTGGGCGCTGACAAGTTTCTTTCGGGAACTTGGCGTCGTTTCTGAAGGGATGGAGACGATTGCCCAGCCAATCACGCTGGTCGATGCGCCGGATGCGCAGCCGTTGCGCGTGACGGACGGGCGGATCGAAATACAGGCCCTGACGCATCACTATGGCCGCCAGTCTGGCGGGCTTGAGCGTATAGATCTGAATATCGCCCCGGGTGAGAAGGTCGGGATCGTCGGACGCTCGGGCGCGGGCAAGTCGACCCTGGTGAAACTGTTGTTGCGGTTTTACGACGCAGAGGGCGGGGTGATCCGGATCGATGGGCAGGACATCCGCGCGGTGACGCAGGACAGCCTGCGCCGCGCGATTGGAATGGTACAGCAGGAAAGCAGCCTGCTTCATCGCTCGGTCAGGGCAAATATCCTTTATGGCAACGCCGATGCCAGCGACGTGCAGATGATCGCTGCTGCCCGCCGGGCAGAGGCGTTGGAATTTATTGCCGATCTGTCTGACCCCGAAGGCAACACCGGTTTTGACGCCCGCGTCGGGGAACGCGGCGTGAAACTTTCGGGAGGTCAACGCCAGCGCATCGCGCTTGCCCGGGTTATCCTGAAGGACGCGCCAATCCTGGTGCTGGACGAAGCGACAAGCGCATTGGATAGCGAGGTTGAGGCGGCGATTCAGGACACGCTGTACGGTATGATGGAAGGTAAGACGGTGATCGCCATCGCGCACCGGCTGTCCACCATCGCGCGGTTGGATCGGATCGTGGTTATCAACGACGGGCGGATCGTGGAAAACGGCACTCATTCTCAGCTTTTGGCCCAGAAAGGGCTGTATTCGCGGTTCTGGGATCGCCAGTCAGGCGGCTTCATCGGTGTCGAAGAGGCCGCGGAATGA
- a CDS encoding CCA tRNA nucleotidyltransferase, which yields MKLRGNWLTRPATQAVFEAIESGGHQIWAVGGCVRDDLLGVPVRDIDLATNAMPDQVTALAEVAGVKAIPTGIDHGTMTLVSAGTPYEVTTFRSDVDTHGRRATVAFGASLEEDAKRRDFTMNALYADRTGAVLDPVHGLPDLRARRVRFVGDADARVLEDYLRILRFFRFTALYGDPANGIDADGLAACAAGAEGLEAVSRERIGAEMKKLLGAADPAPAAASMQMSGVLMRVLPGADGAPLAVLVHHERAVGAEPDPLRRLAALGGAEPVTALRLSRAEAKQLELLRTLIADSAGLAETAWRHGEGTARDVALLRVAMLGGDIAPDHEAQIAAGATATCPVTAKDLMPAFSGPALGAKLAEVEARWIASGFALDKAALLG from the coding sequence ATGAAGCTACGCGGAAACTGGTTGACCCGGCCTGCGACACAAGCGGTCTTCGAGGCGATTGAAAGCGGCGGCCACCAAATTTGGGCTGTGGGCGGCTGTGTGCGTGATGACCTTCTGGGCGTACCAGTGCGCGACATTGATCTGGCAACGAATGCCATGCCCGATCAGGTCACCGCGCTGGCCGAGGTTGCCGGTGTGAAAGCCATTCCCACCGGGATCGACCACGGCACGATGACCCTGGTATCTGCGGGCACACCCTATGAGGTGACGACATTCCGCAGCGATGTGGACACTCATGGGCGGCGCGCCACCGTCGCGTTCGGCGCGTCCTTGGAAGAGGACGCGAAACGACGGGATTTCACGATGAACGCCCTTTATGCGGATCGCACCGGTGCAGTGCTTGATCCCGTCCATGGGTTGCCCGACCTTCGGGCGCGCAGGGTGCGGTTTGTCGGCGACGCCGATGCGCGGGTGCTCGAAGACTATCTGCGTATCCTGCGGTTTTTTCGGTTCACGGCGCTCTATGGTGATCCGGCAAACGGGATCGACGCGGACGGACTTGCGGCTTGCGCGGCAGGGGCCGAGGGGCTGGAGGCTGTGTCGCGCGAACGCATCGGGGCCGAGATGAAGAAACTGTTGGGTGCGGCTGATCCGGCACCGGCAGCTGCGTCCATGCAGATGTCCGGCGTTCTGATGCGTGTGTTGCCGGGGGCAGACGGCGCGCCCCTTGCGGTATTGGTGCATCATGAGAGAGCAGTCGGCGCAGAGCCAGACCCGTTGCGGCGTCTTGCGGCATTGGGTGGGGCAGAGCCTGTGACCGCCCTTCGCCTGTCACGGGCCGAGGCGAAGCAGCTGGAATTGCTGCGCACGCTGATTGCGGACAGCGCCGGATTGGCCGAAACCGCCTGGCGGCATGGCGAGGGTACGGCGCGGGACGTTGCATTGCTGCGCGTGGCGATGCTGGGTGGCGACATCGCGCCCGATCATGAAGCACAAATCGCTGCCGGGGCCACCGCGACATGTCCGGTGACAGCGAAAGACCTGATGCCTGCGTTTTCGGGCCCCGCGTTGGGCGCAAAGCTGGCCGAGGTGGAGGCGCGTTGGATCGCTTCGGGTTTCGCGCTGGACAAGGCGGCGCTGCTGGGTTGA
- a CDS encoding CAP domain-containing protein: MNRATLTLFAGILALAACAIPVERVGTGTPGTTQVYRIDQMDPAAVQFRMVDSMNALRRRQAAPPVKLNAQLNAAAETHSRDMLRQNRPWHFGSDGSSPLERIKRAGYTGALLGENISESFETELQTLNAWMEAAETRDVILDRAARDVGFAWAQDTNGKIWWTLITGTTAAPRQVVAQVATVTTVPETQTGDGIPEGGFSAEQFLNQ; encoded by the coding sequence ATGAACCGCGCGACCCTTACCTTGTTTGCAGGCATATTAGCCCTGGCCGCCTGCGCCATTCCGGTTGAACGCGTCGGAACCGGCACGCCGGGAACGACGCAAGTGTACCGGATCGACCAGATGGATCCGGCTGCGGTGCAGTTCCGGATGGTGGATTCGATGAACGCCCTGCGCCGCCGTCAGGCGGCCCCGCCGGTGAAGTTGAACGCACAGTTGAATGCCGCCGCCGAAACTCATTCGCGCGACATGCTGCGCCAGAACCGGCCCTGGCACTTCGGCTCGGACGGGTCATCGCCGCTGGAGCGGATCAAACGTGCCGGATACACCGGCGCGCTTCTGGGCGAGAATATCTCGGAAAGTTTCGAGACCGAGTTGCAGACCTTGAACGCCTGGATGGAAGCGGCCGAAACCCGTGATGTCATCCTGGATCGTGCCGCGCGCGATGTCGGCTTTGCCTGGGCGCAGGACACCAATGGCAAGATCTGGTGGACGCTGATCACCGGCACCACCGCCGCGCCGCGACAGGTTGTGGCGCAAGTGGCCACAGTGACGACCGTGCCGGAGACCCAGACCGGTGACGGCATTCCCGAAGGTGGATTTTCGGCCGAACAATTCCTGAATCAGTAA
- a CDS encoding L,D-transpeptidase family protein translates to MVKTLLTLIGAAVLLFGCTVPEVEVTGPVYTGPEVTRIVVDKSARKMYLMHDRRTLKSYDVELGFNPSGDKVRQGDGRTPEGEYFINRRNNRSIFHLSLGINYPNARDRAEARALGVSPGGDIFIHGARRKTSPIGPDWTAGCISVENHEIEEIWKMVPRNGVPVTINP, encoded by the coding sequence ATGGTTAAAACACTTCTCACTCTGATTGGCGCGGCGGTATTGCTGTTCGGCTGCACGGTGCCCGAGGTCGAGGTTACCGGCCCGGTCTATACCGGACCCGAAGTGACACGCATCGTCGTCGACAAGAGCGCGCGGAAAATGTACCTGATGCATGACCGCCGCACGCTGAAATCCTATGATGTGGAGCTTGGTTTCAATCCATCGGGTGACAAGGTGCGCCAGGGTGATGGCCGCACGCCCGAGGGCGAATACTTCATCAACCGGCGCAACAACCGCAGCATCTTCCACCTGTCACTGGGCATCAATTATCCCAATGCGCGGGACCGCGCAGAGGCACGCGCCCTTGGTGTCAGCCCTGGCGGAGACATCTTCATCCACGGCGCGCGCCGCAAGACCAGTCCGATCGGACCGGACTGGACGGCGGGCTGTATCAGTGTCGAAAATCACGAGATCGAAGAGATCTGGAAAATGGTTCCGCGCAACGGCGTTCCAGTGACGATCAACCCCTAG
- a CDS encoding LysE family translocator gives MTLDIFLGLVALAFAGAWTPGPNNALVASSGATFGYMRTLPHVLGIALGFPLMMFLVGVFLGELFQQSSMLRETLRWGGALILLWMAWKLANTGSIGSKQGKSRPFTFFESAAFQWINPKGWAMGIAISSQFILPADPFRSALVIAGVFFVAGLTSASAWALAGQTLMRWAEAPGRLTWFNRAMAGLIVLTVILLFLG, from the coding sequence ATGACACTCGATATTTTTCTTGGGCTGGTCGCCCTGGCGTTCGCCGGGGCGTGGACGCCGGGGCCAAACAACGCGCTGGTGGCCAGTTCGGGTGCGACTTTTGGGTATATGCGAACGCTCCCCCATGTTCTGGGAATTGCGCTGGGCTTTCCACTGATGATGTTTCTGGTCGGAGTGTTTTTGGGTGAGCTTTTTCAGCAAAGCTCCATGCTGCGCGAAACACTGCGTTGGGGCGGGGCGCTGATCCTGCTATGGATGGCGTGGAAACTGGCGAATACCGGCAGCATAGGGTCGAAACAGGGCAAATCCCGCCCATTCACGTTCTTCGAATCGGCTGCGTTTCAGTGGATCAACCCAAAGGGCTGGGCGATGGGTATCGCGATCTCCAGCCAGTTCATTCTGCCTGCCGATCCGTTTCGCAGCGCGCTGGTCATTGCGGGCGTTTTCTTCGTGGCGGGGCTGACCAGTGCATCGGCCTGGGCTTTGGCGGGACAGACGCTGATGCGTTGGGCCGAGGCGCCGGGGCGGCTGACCTGGTTCAACCGGGCGATGGCCGGGTTGATCGTGCTGACGGTCATCCTGTTGTTTCTGGGCTGA
- a CDS encoding class I SAM-dependent RNA methyltransferase, producing MSELEISIDRLGRQGDGIGTLEGRAIYAARTLPGEVVTGVLTGDRIVQQKILSPSSDRVAAACRHYKTCGGCAVQHASDGFVAGWKAEQVRRALSAQGLEGPIRDVKTSSARSRRRAVFTGRRTKTGAIVGFHGRASEVLVDVLDCHILDPQIMASLPVLRDLVVATASRKGTLTLAVTQSTEGLDVAVSGGKPLDQSLISVLTSLTASAGIARLSWGDDLVFLDRPPRQAFGPAMVAPPPGAFLQATEMGEAALVAGVSEALVGAKHVVDLFAGCGTFTLPLAATASFHAVEGDAAMLEALSAGWRSATGVKPVSTDCVEKLRFRA from the coding sequence ATGTCTGAGCTGGAAATCTCCATCGACCGCCTGGGCCGTCAGGGGGATGGGATCGGAACGCTTGAAGGTCGCGCGATCTATGCGGCGCGTACCCTGCCGGGCGAAGTGGTGACCGGCGTGCTGACCGGCGACAGGATCGTGCAACAGAAGATTCTGTCGCCCTCGTCAGATCGGGTGGCGGCGGCGTGCCGACATTACAAAACCTGCGGCGGCTGTGCCGTTCAGCACGCCAGCGACGGTTTTGTGGCGGGCTGGAAGGCAGAACAGGTGCGTCGCGCGCTTTCGGCGCAGGGGTTGGAGGGCCCGATCCGCGATGTCAAAACCTCGTCCGCGCGGTCACGACGCCGCGCCGTGTTCACCGGGCGGCGCACCAAGACCGGGGCGATTGTGGGGTTTCACGGGCGCGCTTCGGAAGTTCTGGTTGATGTTCTGGATTGTCACATTCTGGATCCGCAGATCATGGCGTCCTTGCCGGTATTGCGGGATCTGGTGGTCGCCACGGCCAGCAGAAAGGGAACGCTGACACTGGCCGTGACGCAGTCGACCGAAGGGTTGGATGTTGCCGTTTCAGGGGGAAAACCGCTGGATCAGAGCCTGATCTCGGTTCTGACATCCCTGACTGCCAGCGCCGGTATTGCGCGGCTGTCCTGGGGGGATGACCTTGTGTTTCTGGATCGGCCACCCCGTCAGGCGTTCGGGCCAGCGATGGTTGCCCCGCCACCCGGCGCCTTCCTTCAGGCAACCGAGATGGGTGAGGCGGCGCTGGTTGCCGGTGTGAGTGAAGCGCTGGTCGGCGCGAAACATGTCGTCGATCTGTTCGCGGGCTGCGGCACTTTCACTCTGCCGCTGGCCGCGACCGCCTCTTTTCACGCGGTTGAGGGTGACGCCGCGATGCTGGAGGCCCTCTCCGCCGGGTGGCGCAGTGCGACAGGTGTAAAGCCGGTTTCGACCGATTGTGTTGAAAAACTCCGTTTTAGGGCCTGA
- a CDS encoding LysE family translocator, which yields MGALIAFVFVGLFSPGPNIVLLTASGARFGFRRTIPHLAGISLSVGSVAALTALGIAAALAARPTLEFALKCAAAVWILWLAWRLLQTAARPQAEDAGRPFTFAEAVIFQAANPKVWAVALAAAAGYPGGGTLTAEVLRLALVFMGINICVCTFWTAAGNVLGKLLSSATVWANFVRILAALLALSAALVFI from the coding sequence ATGGGCGCGCTGATCGCCTTCGTTTTCGTGGGGTTGTTTTCGCCGGGACCGAATATCGTCCTTTTGACGGCGTCAGGCGCGCGCTTTGGCTTTCGCCGTACGATCCCGCATCTGGCCGGAATCTCACTGAGTGTCGGGTCGGTTGCCGCGCTTACCGCGCTGGGCATCGCCGCCGCACTGGCGGCGCGGCCGACGCTTGAATTCGCTCTGAAATGTGCCGCTGCGGTCTGGATACTCTGGCTGGCCTGGCGGTTGCTGCAAACCGCTGCAAGACCACAGGCAGAAGACGCTGGCCGCCCGTTCACCTTTGCTGAGGCGGTGATTTTTCAGGCCGCCAACCCCAAGGTTTGGGCCGTCGCATTGGCGGCGGCTGCGGGATATCCGGGGGGTGGCACACTCACCGCAGAGGTGTTGCGTCTGGCGCTGGTGTTCATGGGCATCAACATCTGCGTCTGCACCTTCTGGACCGCCGCCGGGAATGTCCTGGGAAAGCTTTTGTCGTCAGCCACCGTATGGGCGAATTTTGTTCGAATCCTTGCCGCTTTGCTGGCCTTGTCAGCAGCCCTCGTTTTCATCTGA
- a CDS encoding NUDIX domain-containing protein, with protein MLKRVGEPPRADVRYRLRPGVYALLPLAGELLLTHQQEPDHDFQLPGGGIDPGEHPIAALHREVFEETGWRIGAPRRFGAFRRFTWMPEYDFWAEKICTVYIATPARPHGPPSEEGHTPLFLPPDDVIEVLANPGDRMMVRDWLTRR; from the coding sequence ATGCTGAAACGAGTGGGTGAGCCGCCCCGCGCCGACGTGCGCTATCGCCTGCGCCCTGGCGTCTATGCGTTACTGCCGCTGGCGGGTGAGCTGCTTTTGACCCATCAGCAGGAACCCGATCACGATTTCCAACTGCCCGGCGGCGGGATCGACCCCGGCGAGCACCCGATTGCCGCGCTCCACCGTGAGGTGTTTGAGGAAACCGGCTGGCGCATCGGCGCCCCGCGCCGCTTTGGCGCGTTCCGCCGCTTCACATGGATGCCCGAATATGACTTCTGGGCCGAGAAGATCTGCACCGTCTATATCGCCACCCCGGCCCGACCCCATGGGCCCCCGTCCGAAGAAGGCCACACACCGCTGTTCCTGCCACCGGACGACGTAATCGAGGTTCTGGCGAACCCCGGCGATCGCATGATGGTGCGCGACTGGCTGACCCGCCGCTGA